In the genome of Massilia sp. PAMC28688, one region contains:
- a CDS encoding ABC transporter permease, protein MLIQSLRMTARDWRAGELRFLLIALIVAVSAMSAVGFFIDRMRTALDRDAHQLLGADLLINADTPVTPDWRAEAARRGLVLADTVTFPSMAQSGEGELSTAQLASVKAVSPGYPLRGQVKITTNADQASLAQGQATDTTPAPGTVWVDPNILTALKTDVGSKLRIGEREFTIAQVIATEPDRGPSFANFAPRVMLALTDLDATGLLGTGSRVTHRLQVAAPPGVDIGKVREFEAWVKQKIVDGKIKGVRVESLENGRPEMRATLDRADRFLSLVGLLSAMLAAVAVAMAARRFMLRHLDACAMLRCLGLTQNQVTALYLIEFALVGLVGSLLGVLVGFAGHYVLLELIGSLLATDLPPVSFLPALQGVATGMLLLIGFALPPVLQLRNVPHNRVIRREQAAPKPLALATYGMGVCVFVLLLLWQAGDVKLALATALGFLGGFAVFALVAWLGIASLRRLRGLINHQSWRFAVTSLQRRPGATVVQVVSLALGLMALLLLTVVRGDLMSAWRSATPPDAPNRFVINIMQDQKADIERRLAAAEVRDVLLYPMIRGRLTAVNGQPVTRESYQTDDARRLSDREFNLSTTADLPPTNEIIDGKWYQDGPGVAEASVEQGIAKTLGLKLGDTLRFNVGGLDVDAKVTSLRKLEWGSMRANFFVIINPAAMQDAAQTYMTAFHLPQQAQALPNALAREFPNLTVIDVSGIIRQLQDVLDQVVTAVEFLFAFTLASGVLVLYAALMGSQDERTREAGLLRALGATRRQLSQAQWIEFSLVGGLSGLLAASGAAALGWALATYQFKFPWTFSPVVWLAGLVVGALCAIIGGYLGLRNVLRQPPLQTLREA, encoded by the coding sequence ATGCTTATCCAATCCCTCCGCATGACCGCGCGCGACTGGCGCGCCGGCGAGCTGCGTTTCCTGCTCATTGCCCTCATCGTGGCCGTGTCGGCCATGTCCGCCGTCGGCTTCTTCATTGACCGCATGCGCACCGCGCTCGACCGCGATGCCCACCAGCTGCTGGGCGCCGACCTGCTCATCAATGCAGACACACCGGTCACGCCCGACTGGCGGGCAGAGGCGGCGCGGCGCGGCCTGGTGCTGGCCGACACCGTGACTTTCCCCAGCATGGCGCAAAGCGGTGAAGGCGAGCTGTCGACAGCGCAGCTGGCCTCGGTCAAGGCAGTCTCGCCAGGCTACCCTTTGCGCGGCCAGGTCAAGATCACCACCAATGCTGACCAGGCGTCCCTGGCCCAGGGCCAGGCAACCGACACCACGCCCGCGCCCGGCACGGTGTGGGTAGACCCTAATATCTTAACGGCCCTCAAGACGGACGTTGGCAGCAAGCTGCGCATTGGCGAGCGTGAATTTACGATCGCCCAGGTCATTGCCACCGAGCCCGACCGCGGCCCCTCGTTTGCCAATTTTGCCCCGCGCGTCATGCTGGCCCTGACCGACCTCGACGCCACGGGCTTGCTGGGCACCGGTTCGCGCGTGACCCATCGCCTGCAAGTGGCCGCGCCGCCGGGCGTCGACATTGGCAAGGTGCGCGAATTCGAAGCCTGGGTAAAACAGAAAATTGTCGACGGCAAGATCAAAGGCGTGCGGGTGGAATCGCTGGAAAACGGCCGCCCGGAAATGCGCGCCACGCTTGACCGCGCCGACCGCTTCCTGTCGCTGGTGGGCTTGCTCTCGGCCATGCTGGCGGCGGTGGCCGTGGCCATGGCCGCGCGCCGCTTCATGCTGCGCCACCTGGATGCCTGCGCCATGCTGCGCTGCCTGGGCCTGACCCAGAACCAGGTGACGGCCCTGTACCTGATCGAATTTGCCCTGGTGGGACTGGTGGGCAGCCTGCTGGGCGTGCTGGTGGGCTTTGCCGGCCATTATGTGCTGCTAGAACTGATCGGCTCGCTGCTGGCGACCGATTTGCCGCCGGTCTCTTTCCTGCCTGCCTTGCAGGGTGTGGCCACCGGCATGCTGCTGCTGATTGGCTTCGCCTTGCCGCCAGTGCTGCAGCTGCGCAATGTGCCGCACAACCGCGTGATCCGGCGCGAGCAGGCCGCGCCCAAGCCGCTGGCGCTGGCCACCTATGGCATGGGCGTGTGCGTGTTCGTGCTGCTGCTGTTGTGGCAGGCGGGCGACGTCAAGCTGGCGCTGGCCACCGCGCTCGGTTTCCTGGGCGGCTTTGCCGTTTTCGCACTGGTGGCCTGGCTGGGCATTGCTTCGCTGCGCCGCTTGCGCGGCCTGATCAACCACCAGAGCTGGCGCTTTGCCGTCACGTCCCTGCAGCGGCGTCCCGGTGCCACCGTGGTGCAGGTGGTGTCGCTGGCGCTGGGCCTGATGGCGCTGCTGCTGCTGACCGTCGTGCGGGGCGACCTCATGAGCGCCTGGCGCAGCGCCACGCCGCCGGACGCCCCCAACCGCTTCGTGATCAACATCATGCAGGACCAGAAGGCCGACATCGAGCGCCGCCTGGCCGCCGCCGAGGTGCGCGACGTGCTGCTGTACCCGATGATCCGGGGCCGCCTGACGGCCGTCAATGGCCAGCCGGTCACGCGCGAGAGTTACCAGACCGATGATGCCCGGCGCCTGTCGGACCGCGAATTCAATCTCTCCACCACCGCCGACCTGCCGCCCACCAACGAAATCATTGATGGCAAGTGGTACCAGGATGGACCCGGCGTGGCCGAGGCGTCGGTGGAGCAGGGCATTGCCAAGACGCTGGGCTTGAAGCTGGGCGACACGTTGCGCTTCAATGTGGGTGGTCTGGATGTGGACGCAAAGGTCACCAGCCTGCGCAAGCTGGAGTGGGGATCGATGCGCGCCAACTTCTTCGTCATCATCAATCCCGCCGCCATGCAGGATGCGGCCCAGACCTACATGACGGCGTTCCACCTGCCGCAGCAAGCGCAGGCCCTGCCCAATGCCCTGGCGCGCGAGTTTCCCAACCTGACCGTGATCGATGTCAGTGGCATCATCCGCCAGCTGCAGGATGTGCTGGACCAGGTGGTGACGGCGGTGGAATTCCTGTTCGCCTTCACGCTTGCCTCGGGCGTGCTGGTGCTGTATGCGGCGCTGATGGGGTCGCAGGATGAACGCACCCGCGAGGCGGGATTGCTGCGCGCGCTCGGGGCCACCCGGCGCCAGTTGTCGCAGGCGCAGTGGATCGAGTTTTCGCTGGTGGGCGGCCTGTCCGGCCTGCTGGCAGCGTCCGGCGCCGCGGCACTGGGCTGGGCCCTGGCCACCTACCAGTTCAAGTTCCCGTGGACCTTCAGCCCCGTGGTGTGGCTCGCCGGGCTGGTGGTGGGCGCACTGTGCGCCATCATTGGCGGCTACCTGGGCCTGCGCAATGTGCTGCGCCAGCCGCCGCTGCAGACACTGCGCGAAGCGTAA
- a CDS encoding biopolymer transporter ExbD — protein MSMSVGSSASPNADPEPMMEMNMTPLIDVMLVLIIMLIITIPKQNHSVNLNMPVGTPPPPTVEPIVMTIDVDFDGTILWDGEVVPDRKALEAKMLGVAAMAEQPEVHLRPNKLVEYKYVAGVMATAQRLGVTKIGMVGNEQFQ, from the coding sequence ATGAGTATGAGTGTCGGATCGTCCGCGTCGCCGAACGCGGATCCGGAACCGATGATGGAAATGAACATGACCCCCTTGATCGACGTAATGTTGGTCTTGATTATCATGTTGATTATCACCATTCCGAAGCAGAACCACTCGGTCAATCTGAACATGCCAGTCGGTACCCCACCGCCACCGACCGTTGAACCCATCGTCATGACCATCGACGTGGACTTTGACGGAACGATTCTGTGGGATGGCGAAGTGGTTCCTGACCGCAAGGCTCTGGAAGCAAAGATGCTTGGTGTGGCCGCGATGGCTGAACAGCCTGAAGTTCACCTGCGCCCCAACAAGCTGGTTGAGTACAAATATGTTGCTGGCGTGATGGCGACCGCGCAGCGTCTTGGTGTAACCAAGATCGGCATGGTCGGCAACGAGCAGTTCCAGTAA
- a CDS encoding biopolymer transporter ExbD, which translates to MSMSVGSESGDEDAVMSEINTTPLVDIMLVLLIIFLITSPVVLKLQRVNLPSETNQALKPSPTTVNIVVNKDGDMYFNQTRLADTTELFEFLKKESVKLPQPEVHVRGDQGTRYEFVGKVVYTAQRAGIQKVGFITEPPDKMAPK; encoded by the coding sequence ATGAGTATGAGCGTCGGCTCCGAAAGCGGAGACGAAGATGCAGTCATGTCAGAAATCAACACGACGCCGCTCGTCGACATCATGTTGGTTCTGCTGATCATCTTCCTGATTACGAGCCCGGTTGTTCTGAAGTTGCAACGTGTGAACCTGCCTTCGGAAACCAACCAGGCATTGAAGCCAAGCCCGACCACGGTCAATATCGTTGTCAATAAAGACGGCGATATGTACTTCAACCAGACGCGCCTGGCTGATACGACGGAACTGTTCGAGTTCCTGAAGAAGGAATCGGTCAAGCTGCCGCAGCCGGAAGTACACGTGCGTGGTGACCAGGGAACTCGGTATGAGTTTGTTGGCAAAGTGGTCTACACGGCACAACGTGCTGGTATCCAGAAGGTTGGCTTTATTACGGAACCGCCAGATAAGATGGCGCCCAAATAA
- a CDS encoding YeaH/YhbH family protein, with product MTYLIDRRLQGKNKSAINRERFLRRYKGQIKDAVGRAIKGRSITDIENGEKVSIPVKDVNEPNFGHAHGGVWETINPGNKEYQKGDQFNRPRGGGGAGRGKAGNSDQTSEDDFIFELSREEFMNYFFEDLELPNMVKTQLTATTEFKNQRAGYNMSGTPSNIHVLRSLRGALGRRIAVGGSSRKALAEAERELEQLLLDGEPLDAPRVVELKRLVHHLHTRLLAIPFIDPFDLRYSNRIKVPKPMTQAVMFCIMDVSGSMDEQRKDTAKRFFILLYLFLKRAYDKIEVVFIRHHTAAAEVDEDDFFHSRESGGTVVSSALHLLHKIISERYGSGEWNSYVAQASDGDNWDNDSVLCKQLLVDTIMPAVQYYTYVEITDGPPQNLWEQYSEVGEHHQHFAMQKIVTPADIYPVFRELFKKQPK from the coding sequence TTGACTTATCTCATCGATCGACGCTTGCAAGGCAAGAACAAGTCTGCGATTAACCGCGAGCGCTTCCTTCGGCGTTACAAAGGCCAGATCAAGGATGCGGTGGGGCGCGCCATCAAGGGCCGTTCCATCACCGACATTGAAAATGGCGAAAAGGTCTCGATTCCCGTCAAGGACGTGAACGAGCCCAATTTCGGCCACGCCCATGGCGGCGTGTGGGAAACCATTAACCCCGGCAACAAGGAATACCAGAAGGGCGACCAGTTCAACCGTCCGCGCGGCGGCGGCGGCGCGGGCCGCGGCAAGGCCGGCAACAGTGACCAGACCAGCGAAGACGATTTCATCTTCGAGCTCTCGCGCGAAGAATTCATGAATTATTTCTTCGAAGACCTCGAGCTGCCCAATATGGTCAAGACCCAGCTGACCGCCACCACCGAATTCAAGAACCAGCGCGCCGGCTACAACATGTCGGGCACGCCGTCCAACATCCATGTATTGCGTTCGCTGCGCGGGGCGCTGGGCCGCCGCATTGCCGTGGGCGGCAGTTCGCGCAAGGCACTGGCCGAGGCCGAACGCGAGCTGGAACAATTGCTGCTCGATGGCGAGCCGCTGGACGCGCCACGCGTGGTCGAACTCAAGCGCCTGGTGCACCATCTGCACACGCGGCTGCTGGCGATCCCCTTCATTGACCCGTTCGACCTGCGCTACAGCAACCGCATCAAGGTGCCCAAGCCCATGACCCAGGCCGTGATGTTTTGCATCATGGACGTGTCCGGCTCCATGGATGAACAGCGCAAGGATACGGCCAAACGCTTCTTCATCCTGCTTTACCTGTTCCTCAAGCGCGCCTACGACAAGATTGAGGTCGTCTTCATCCGCCATCACACGGCAGCGGCCGAAGTGGACGAGGACGATTTTTTCCATTCGCGCGAGTCGGGCGGCACGGTGGTGTCCTCGGCCCTGCACCTGCTGCACAAGATTATCAGCGAGCGCTACGGCAGCGGCGAATGGAACAGCTACGTGGCCCAGGCCTCGGACGGCGACAACTGGGACAATGACTCGGTCCTGTGCAAGCAGCTGCTGGTCGACACCATCATGCCTGCCGTCCAGTACTACACGTATGTGGAGATCACGGACGGGCCGCCCCAGAACCTGTGGGAGCAATACAGTGAAGTGGGCGAGCACCATCAACACTTTGCCATGCAAAAAATCGTGACCCCGGCCGACATTTACCCGGTCTTCCGCGAGCTGTTCAAGAAGCAGCCCAAGTAG
- a CDS encoding energy transducer TonB, protein MNFSHEKQPGKNFTGIAVVVLIHALLAWGIVSGLGTRMVTKVAEAVETKIVEEVKPPPPKEVPPPPPPPEMKAPPPPFIPPVEVNVQQPPPPQNVIASATNVKPATTELQKPAPAAPPAPPAPAAPAAPVRQAAVADFNTCAKPEFPKASLRNEETGVVTVSFLIGVDGRVVDSKITKSSGFRDLDRAAQQAIGKCRFKPAMVDGKPEQAWQPVQYVWTLE, encoded by the coding sequence ATGAATTTTTCGCATGAGAAGCAACCCGGGAAGAATTTCACTGGCATTGCAGTCGTCGTATTGATTCACGCGTTGTTGGCCTGGGGGATCGTCAGCGGTCTGGGCACGCGCATGGTCACTAAGGTTGCTGAAGCCGTGGAAACCAAGATTGTGGAGGAAGTCAAGCCTCCGCCACCAAAGGAAGTGCCGCCACCTCCGCCACCGCCGGAAATGAAGGCCCCGCCGCCTCCATTCATTCCGCCAGTGGAAGTGAACGTGCAGCAGCCGCCGCCTCCGCAAAACGTGATCGCCAGCGCCACCAACGTCAAGCCGGCCACCACCGAACTGCAGAAGCCGGCACCGGCGGCACCACCCGCACCACCTGCTCCCGCAGCGCCAGCAGCACCAGTGCGCCAGGCAGCAGTCGCAGACTTCAACACGTGCGCAAAACCGGAGTTCCCAAAAGCTTCGTTGCGTAATGAAGAAACTGGCGTGGTCACCGTGTCGTTCCTGATCGGCGTAGACGGCCGTGTGGTCGACTCCAAGATCACCAAGTCAAGCGGTTTCCGTGACTTGGACCGGGCCGCGCAGCAAGCAATCGGCAAGTGCCGCTTCAAGCCTGCGATGGTCGACGGTAAGCCGGAACAAGCTTGGCAGCCAGTACAGTACGTCTGGACGCTGGAATAA
- a CDS encoding SpoVR family protein, with translation MPRDPKHPRALPEQSEWTFDLIEHAHEEIRRVAANFGLDTYPNQLEIITAEQMMDAYTSVGMPVSYNHWSFGKHFLSTEKSYKRGQMGLAYEIVINSNPCIAYLMEENSLTMQALVIAHAAYGHNSFFKGNYLFRTWTDADAIVDYMVFAKNYIAECERRHGIDAVELLLDSCHALQNYGVDRYKRPAKLSMAQENARQKEREEYAQSQVNALWRTVPRRDEEVADAVVPRFPPEPEENLLYFIEKYAPLLEPWQREMVRITRKISQYFYPQRQTQVMNEGWATFWHYTILQELYKEGVVGDGFMMEFLQSHTNVVYQPPATSQYYSGINPYALGFAMMTDIRRICEDPTPEDREWFPDIAGSDWRKTLDFAMRNFKDESFIAQYLSPKLIRDFHFFAVLDDDQNEKLTISAIHDERGYREVRQKLADQYNLGNREPNIQVWQVNTRDDRALTLRHTQYLRRPLNQQAQEVLKHVARLWGFDVRLDTVDPDGNIVSTLECKREKRHRD, from the coding sequence ATGCCAAGAGACCCGAAACATCCGCGCGCCCTGCCCGAACAGTCGGAGTGGACCTTCGACCTGATCGAGCACGCGCACGAAGAAATCCGCCGCGTGGCCGCCAACTTCGGCCTCGACACCTATCCCAACCAGCTCGAAATCATCACCGCCGAGCAGATGATGGATGCCTACACCTCGGTCGGCATGCCCGTGTCCTACAACCACTGGTCCTTCGGCAAGCATTTCCTGTCCACGGAAAAAAGCTACAAGCGCGGGCAGATGGGCCTGGCCTACGAGATCGTCATCAATTCCAATCCCTGCATCGCCTACCTGATGGAGGAAAACAGCCTGACCATGCAGGCGCTGGTCATTGCCCACGCCGCCTACGGCCACAATTCCTTCTTCAAGGGTAACTACCTGTTCCGCACCTGGACCGATGCCGACGCCATTGTTGACTATATGGTGTTTGCCAAGAATTACATTGCCGAATGCGAGCGCCGGCATGGCATCGATGCAGTCGAGTTGCTGCTCGATTCCTGCCATGCGCTGCAAAACTATGGGGTGGACCGCTACAAGCGCCCGGCCAAGCTGTCCATGGCCCAGGAGAACGCGCGCCAGAAGGAACGCGAGGAATACGCCCAGTCGCAGGTCAATGCCCTGTGGCGCACCGTGCCGCGGCGCGACGAGGAAGTGGCAGACGCCGTGGTGCCGCGCTTTCCGCCCGAGCCCGAGGAAAATCTGCTGTACTTCATTGAGAAATACGCGCCTTTGCTGGAACCCTGGCAGCGCGAAATGGTCCGCATCACGCGCAAGATTTCCCAGTATTTCTATCCCCAGCGCCAGACCCAGGTCATGAATGAAGGCTGGGCCACTTTCTGGCATTACACCATCTTGCAGGAGCTGTACAAGGAAGGGGTGGTGGGCGACGGCTTCATGATGGAGTTCCTGCAAAGCCATACCAACGTGGTCTACCAGCCGCCGGCCACCAGCCAGTATTACAGCGGCATCAACCCGTATGCGCTTGGCTTTGCCATGATGACGGACATCCGCCGCATCTGCGAAGACCCCACGCCCGAAGACCGTGAATGGTTCCCCGACATTGCCGGCAGCGACTGGCGCAAGACGCTTGATTTTGCCATGCGCAACTTCAAGGATGAGAGCTTCATTGCCCAGTACCTCTCGCCCAAGCTGATCCGCGATTTCCACTTCTTTGCCGTGCTCGACGACGACCAGAACGAAAAGCTCACCATTTCCGCCATCCACGACGAACGCGGCTACCGCGAGGTGCGCCAGAAGCTGGCCGACCAGTACAACCTGGGCAACCGCGAACCGAATATCCAGGTATGGCAGGTCAATACCCGCGATGACCGCGCCCTCACCCTGCGCCACACCCAGTATCTGCGGCGCCCCCTCAACCAGCAGGCCCAGGAAGTGCTCAAGCATGTGGCGCGCCTGTGGGGCTTCGATGTGCGCCTGGATACGGTCGACCCGGACGGCAATATCGTGAGCACGCTCGAGTGCAAGCGCGAAAAACGGCACCGCGACTGA
- a CDS encoding PrkA family serine protein kinase: MTIFDNYAARYERTREEEYSLSEYLALCKKDRLTYASAPERMLAAIGEPTLVDTRNDTRLSRIFANKVIKIYPAFKEFYGTEEVIEQVVSYFRHAAQGLEERKQILYLLGPVGGGKSSIAEKLKVLMEQVPFYCLKGSPVNESPLGLFNEEEDGTILEEDYGIPRRYLRTIPSPWAVKRLHEFNGDINQFRVVKRYPSVLKQIAISKTEPGDENNQDISSLVGKVDIRKLEDYAQDDPDAYSYSGGLCLANQGLMEFVEMFKAPIKVLHPLLTATQEGNYKGTEGFGAIPFDGIILAHSNESEWKTFRNNRNNEAFLDRIYIVKVPYCLRVSDEIKIYDKLIRNSSLENAPCAPGTMKMMAQFAILSRLKDPENSSIFSKMLVYDGENLKDTDPKAKSMHEYVDYAGVDEGMNGLSTRFAFKILSKVFNFDNTEVAANPVHLLYVLEQQIEREQFPPETEQRYFSYIKEHLAQRYVEFIGKEIQTAYLESYSEYGQNIFDRYVTFADFWIQDQEFRDPDTGESFDRDALNSELEKIEKPAGISNPKDFRNEIVNFGLRARATNGGKNPAWTSYEKFRTVIEKKMFSNTEELLPVISFNAKASAEDANKHADFVARMVEKGYTAKQVRLLCEWYLRVRKSS, translated from the coding sequence ATGACCATTTTTGACAACTACGCAGCGCGCTACGAGCGTACCCGGGAAGAGGAATATTCCCTCTCAGAATATCTGGCACTGTGCAAGAAGGACCGGCTGACCTATGCCAGCGCGCCCGAACGCATGCTGGCCGCCATTGGCGAACCCACCCTGGTCGATACCCGCAACGACACGCGCCTGTCGCGCATCTTTGCCAACAAGGTCATCAAGATCTATCCTGCCTTTAAGGAGTTCTACGGTACCGAGGAAGTGATCGAACAGGTGGTTTCCTACTTCCGCCATGCTGCCCAGGGCCTGGAAGAGCGCAAGCAAATCCTCTACCTGCTCGGCCCCGTTGGCGGCGGCAAGTCGTCCATTGCGGAAAAACTCAAGGTCCTGATGGAACAGGTGCCGTTCTACTGCCTCAAGGGCTCGCCTGTGAACGAGTCGCCCCTTGGCCTGTTTAACGAGGAAGAAGACGGCACGATCCTCGAAGAAGACTATGGCATCCCGCGCCGCTACCTGCGCACCATCCCCAGCCCGTGGGCTGTGAAGCGCCTGCACGAATTTAACGGCGACATCAACCAGTTCCGCGTGGTCAAGCGCTACCCGTCGGTGCTCAAGCAGATTGCCATTTCCAAGACGGAGCCGGGCGACGAAAACAACCAGGATATTTCTTCGCTGGTGGGCAAGGTCGACATCCGCAAGCTCGAAGACTACGCCCAGGACGATCCGGACGCCTACAGCTATTCCGGCGGCCTGTGCCTGGCCAACCAGGGCTTGATGGAATTCGTGGAAATGTTCAAGGCGCCCATCAAGGTGCTCCATCCCCTGCTCACGGCCACCCAGGAAGGCAATTACAAGGGCACGGAAGGCTTTGGCGCCATTCCCTTCGACGGCATCATCCTGGCCCACTCCAATGAGTCGGAATGGAAAACCTTCCGCAACAACCGCAACAATGAAGCATTCCTTGACCGTATCTATATAGTGAAGGTGCCGTACTGCCTGCGCGTGTCCGATGAAATCAAGATTTACGACAAGCTGATTCGCAACTCGTCGCTGGAAAACGCACCGTGCGCGCCCGGCACCATGAAGATGATGGCCCAGTTCGCCATCCTGTCGCGCCTGAAGGACCCGGAAAACTCCAGCATCTTCTCGAAAATGCTTGTCTATGACGGTGAAAACCTGAAGGATACCGATCCCAAGGCCAAGTCCATGCACGAGTATGTGGATTACGCCGGGGTCGATGAGGGCATGAATGGCTTGTCGACCCGCTTTGCCTTCAAGATCTTGTCCAAGGTCTTCAACTTCGACAATACAGAAGTGGCGGCCAACCCGGTCCACCTGTTGTACGTGCTCGAGCAGCAGATCGAACGCGAGCAGTTTCCGCCGGAAACGGAGCAGCGCTACTTCTCGTACATCAAGGAACATCTGGCCCAGCGCTATGTCGAATTCATCGGCAAGGAAATCCAGACCGCTTACCTGGAAAGCTATTCCGAATATGGCCAGAACATTTTCGACCGCTACGTCACGTTTGCCGACTTCTGGATCCAGGACCAGGAATTCCGCGATCCCGACACGGGCGAGAGTTTCGACCGCGACGCCCTGAACAGCGAGCTGGAAAAGATAGAAAAGCCGGCCGGCATCAGCAATCCCAAGGATTTCCGCAACGAGATCGTCAATTTCGGGCTGCGGGCCCGGGCCACCAACGGCGGCAAGAATCCGGCCTGGACCAGCTATGAAAAGTTCCGCACCGTCATCGAGAAAAAAATGTTCTCGAATACGGAGGAACTCCTGCCCGTCATTTCGTTCAATGCCAAGGCCAGCGCCGAAGACGCCAACAAGCATGCCGACTTCGTGGCCCGCATGGTGGAAAAAGGTTATACCGCAAAGCAAGTACGCCTGCTGTGCGAGTGGTATCTGCGCGTACGCAAGTCGTCCTGA
- a CDS encoding MotA/TolQ/ExbB proton channel family protein — MFKNTRLSAVLAAVLFSVTAASALVSAPAYADAPATAPADATAPAADAAAPAVDAAAPAEAPAADAAAPAVDPAAPAVAEGEMEEVHNPYGIEAMWNEGDFVTKGTAIILALMSMGSWYIIITKLIDQMKIGKQAAEVQQKFWKASSIAAGSAALKEGSPFRFIAETGTKATVHHDGALLEQIDLSTWVTMSIQRAVEKVQSRLQDGLSFLATVGSTAPFIGLLGTVWGIYNALTAIGMSGNASIDKVAGPVGEALIMTAFGLVVAVPAVLGYNWLVRRNKTAMEDVRSFSADVHSVLISGAMSTSEAGRAAGAKKIG; from the coding sequence ATGTTTAAGAATACCCGTTTGTCCGCTGTTTTGGCGGCTGTCCTGTTCTCGGTTACGGCAGCTTCGGCGCTGGTTTCCGCCCCAGCCTACGCTGACGCTCCTGCGACAGCCCCAGCAGACGCTACCGCTCCTGCCGCCGATGCAGCAGCGCCAGCAGTTGACGCTGCAGCACCGGCCGAAGCGCCAGCCGCTGACGCTGCCGCGCCAGCCGTCGATCCGGCAGCACCTGCAGTTGCCGAAGGCGAAATGGAAGAAGTGCACAACCCGTACGGTATCGAAGCGATGTGGAACGAAGGCGACTTCGTGACCAAGGGTACCGCCATCATCCTGGCCCTGATGTCGATGGGTTCGTGGTACATCATCATCACCAAGCTGATCGACCAGATGAAGATCGGCAAGCAAGCTGCCGAAGTCCAGCAGAAATTCTGGAAAGCTTCCTCGATCGCAGCTGGTTCGGCCGCACTGAAAGAAGGCAGCCCATTCCGCTTCATCGCTGAAACCGGCACCAAGGCTACCGTGCACCACGACGGCGCCCTGCTCGAGCAGATCGACCTGTCGACCTGGGTCACCATGTCGATCCAGCGCGCTGTTGAGAAAGTTCAGTCGCGTCTGCAAGATGGCCTGTCGTTCCTGGCAACCGTTGGTTCGACCGCACCGTTTATCGGTCTGCTCGGTACCGTTTGGGGTATTTACAACGCACTGACCGCCATCGGTATGTCGGGTAACGCATCGATCGACAAGGTTGCAGGTCCAGTGGGTGAAGCGCTGATCATGACCGCGTTTGGTCTGGTGGTCGCCGTTCCAGCCGTTCTGGGTTACAACTGGCTGGTTCGCCGCAACAAGACCGCCATGGAAGATGTCCGCTCGTTCAGCGCTGACGTTCACTCGGTACTGATTTCGGGCGCCATGTCCACCAGCGAAGCTGGCCGCGCAGCCGGCGCTAAGAAGATCGGATAA
- a CDS encoding adenosine deaminase, which translates to MPNHAIRDIVQRMPKAELHIHIEGSLEPELIFELARRNGVALAYPSVQALRAAYAFTDLQSFLDIYYAGASVLLTEQDFYDMTAAYLARAHADNVLHAEIFFDPQTHTDRGVPFETVINGIWRACQEGPISATLIMCFLRHLSEEDAMATLEQALPFLDKIIGVGLDSSERGHPPEKFARVFARCRELGLHLVAHAGEEGPPAYIETALDVLQVERIDHGVRCLEDPALVARLAREQVALTVCPLSNVKLRVFGEMNQHNLIALLDAGLAATVNSDDPAYFGGYMNANFLAVCDALPLTAGQARRLAANSFQASFLAPAAKQAFLEQVDQFFTALPGHAEALT; encoded by the coding sequence ATGCCGAACCACGCGATCCGGGATATTGTCCAGCGGATGCCGAAAGCAGAGTTGCACATCCATATCGAGGGCTCGCTCGAACCCGAGCTGATCTTTGAGCTGGCGCGCCGCAATGGCGTCGCGCTGGCCTATCCCTCGGTCCAAGCCTTGCGGGCGGCATATGCATTTACCGATCTGCAATCGTTTTTGGATATTTATTACGCGGGCGCCAGCGTGCTGCTGACCGAGCAGGATTTCTACGACATGACGGCCGCCTACCTGGCCCGTGCGCATGCCGACAACGTCTTGCATGCAGAAATTTTCTTCGATCCCCAGACCCATACCGACCGCGGCGTGCCGTTCGAGACCGTGATCAATGGCATCTGGCGTGCCTGCCAGGAAGGTCCCATCAGCGCGACACTCATCATGTGCTTCCTGCGCCACCTGTCCGAAGAGGACGCCATGGCCACCTTGGAGCAAGCCCTGCCGTTTCTGGACAAGATCATTGGGGTGGGACTGGACTCGTCCGAGCGCGGCCATCCGCCCGAGAAATTCGCGCGCGTATTTGCCCGCTGCCGCGAGCTGGGCCTGCACCTGGTGGCCCATGCGGGCGAGGAAGGGCCGCCTGCCTACATTGAAACGGCGCTTGACGTGCTGCAGGTCGAGCGCATCGACCACGGTGTGCGCTGCCTGGAAGACCCGGCCCTGGTGGCACGGCTGGCGCGCGAGCAGGTGGCGCTCACCGTATGCCCGCTGTCCAACGTCAAGCTGCGCGTGTTTGGCGAGATGAACCAGCACAACCTCATCGCCCTGCTCGACGCGGGACTGGCCGCTACCGTCAATTCGGACGACCCCGCCTACTTTGGCGGCTACATGAATGCCAATTTCCTGGCGGTATGTGACGCCCTGCCCCTGACGGCAGGGCAGGCCAGACGCCTGGCGGCAAACAGTTTCCAAGCCTCCTTCCTCGCGCCTGCTGCAAAGCAAGCTTTCCTGGAACAAGTTGATCAATTTTTCACGGCCCTGCCTGGCCACGCTGAAGCGCTCACCTGA